From Mycteria americana isolate JAX WOST 10 ecotype Jacksonville Zoo and Gardens chromosome 4, USCA_MyAme_1.0, whole genome shotgun sequence, one genomic window encodes:
- the PRDM8 gene encoding PR domain zinc finger protein 8 has product MCSKQKVCVCVPVTHCIGSICTARLPGRLPASPARRRPRPGPGPPPPRPWSGTDTIAAGAAEAGARLCATCRGEDCTPTLPGMEDAGVQRGIWDGDAKTVQQCLTDIFTSVYTTCDIPENAIFGPCVLSHTSLYDSIAFIALKSTDKRTVPYIFRVDTSAANGSSEGLMWLRLVQSAREREEQNLEAYIKSGQLFYRSLRRIAKDEELLVWYGKELTELLLLGPARAPARSNGSPPFACPECSQRFQFELPFAAHLRFRCPKRLHGPDTGPAAEAPGGKDGAGKEQEAGKYCKPGGPLHHPFPGAEGGGAAASTKPSTDFHNLARELENSRGGHGGSPGRPAPPEGGPDAAAGKAKRRYPEEEERGPGAAARGRFPAERPGLPAAPKEEPVCAPQQQYRAAGSYCGLEEGGRLFAPPSPETGEAKRSAFVEVKKAARGPEPDGGGPEEGQERASPAAPAAGGGEPGLCPRGGPGGPLAARLEGGSPARGSAFTSVPQLGAGGGPGGAAEERKSAFSQPARSFPHVPPLVLGQKLGGLGEPCPDGAAAPARLYAAEALAVKLPGGGEAAGGGGGGGGGGGAGGGGGLPKQSPFLYATAFWPKSSAAAAVAAAAAGPLQLQLPSALTLLPPSFTSLCLPAQNWCAKCNASFRMTSDLVYHMRSHHKKEYALEPLVKRRREEKLKCPICNESFRERHHLSRHMTSHN; this is encoded by the exons ATGTGCAGCAAACAaaaagtgtgtgtctgtgtgccaGTCACTCACTGCATCGGGTCCATCTGCACCGCTCGcctccccggccgcctccccgcctcgcccgcccgccgccgcccgcgccccggccccggcccgccgcctccccggccaTGGAGCGGCACTGATACAATAGCGGCGGGGGCAGCGGAGGCGGGAGCCCGTCTTTGTGCCACTTGTCGGGGCGAGGACTGCACTCCCACTCTCCCTG GCATGGAGGACGCCGGCGTCCAGAGGGGGATATGGGACGGGGACGCCAAGACGGTCCAGCAGTGCTTGACTGACATTTTCACCAGCGTTTACACCACCTGCGACATTCCGGAAAATGCCATTTTCGGCCCCTGCGTCCTGAGCCACACGTCCCTGTACGACAGCATTGCCTTCATCGCCCTCAAGTCCACCGACAAGCGCACCGTCCCCTACATATTCCGG GTGGACACGTCGGCGGCCAACGGCTCGTCGGAGGGGCTGATGTGGCTGCGGCTGGTGCAGTCGGCGCGGGAGCGGGAGGAGCAGAACCTGGAGGCCTACATCAAGAGCGGGCAGCTCTTCTACCGCTCCCTGCGCCGCATCGCCAAGGACGAGGAGCTGCTGGTGTGGTACGGCAAGGAGCTcacggagctgctgctgctcggccccgcccgggcccccgccCGCAGCAACG GCTCGCCGCCCTTCGCCTGCCCCGAGTGCAGCCAGCGCTTCCAGTTCGAGCTGCCCTTCGCCGCCCACCTCCGGTTCCGCTGCCCCAAGAGGCTGCACGGCCCCgacaccggccccgccgccgaggCCCCCGGCGGCAAGGACGGCGCCGGCAAGGAGCAGGAGGCCGGCAAGTACTGCAAGCCCGGCGGGCCGCTCCACCACCCCTTCCCCGGGGCCgagggcggcggcgccgccgccagCACCAAGCCCTCCACGGACTTCCACAACCTGGCGCGGGAGCTGGAGAACTCCCGCGGCGGGCACGGCgggtccccggggcggccggcgcccCCCGAGGGCGGCCCCGACGCGGCGGCCGGGAAGGCCAAGCGGCGGTAccccgaggaggaggagcggggccccggcgcggcggcgcggggccgcttcccggcggagcggccggggctgcccgcggcgcccAAGGAGGAGCCGGTGTGCGCCCCGCAGCAGCAGTACCGGGCGGCCGGCTCCTACTGCGGCCTGGAGGAGGGCGGCCGCCTCTTCGCGCCGCCCAGCCCGGAGACGGGGGAGGCCAAGCGCAGCGCCTTCGTGGAGGTGAAGAAGGCGGCCCGCGGCCCCGAGCCCGACGGCGGCGGCCCCGAGGAGGGCCAGGAGcgcgcctcccccgccgccccggcggcgggcggcggggagccggggctgtgcccgcgcggcggccccgggggcccGCTGGCCGCCCGCCTGGAGGGGGGCAgcccggcgcggggcagcgccTTCACCAGCGTGCCGCAgctgggggccggcggcggccccggcggcgcggcggaggaGCGGAAGAGCGCCTTCTCGCAGCCCGCCCGCTCCTTCCCGCACGTCCCGCCGCTGGTGCTGGGCCAGAAGCTGGGCGGGCTGGGCGAGCCCTGCCCCgacggcgccgccgcccccgcccgcctctACGCCGCCGAGGCGCTGGCCGTCAagctgccgggcggcggggaggcggcgggcggcggcggcggcggcggcggcggcggcggggcgggcggcggcggggggctgcccaAGCAGAGCCCCTTCCTCTACGCCACCGCCTTCTGGCCCAAgagctcggcggcggcggcggtggcggcggcggcggcggggccgctgcagctgcagctgccgtCGGCGCTGACGCTGCTGCCGCCGTCGTTCACCTCGCTGTGCCTGCCGGCCCAGAACTGGTGCGCCAAGTGCAACGCCTCCTTCCGCATGACCTCGGACCTGGTGTACCACATGCGCTCCCACCACAAGAAGGAGTACGCGCTGGAGCCCCTCGTCAAGCGGCGCCGCGAGGAGAAGCTCAAGTGCCCCATCTGCAACGAGTCCTTCCGCGAGCGCCACCACCTCTCCCGCCACATGACCTCGCACAACtag